In one window of Armatimonadota bacterium DNA:
- a CDS encoding response regulator produces MSDERAVKKILIVDDDRASRVLMRTMLQSLAEPCHISEAIGGQQALRIIEANQPDIVLLDVLMPDMDGVSLCDTIKRTLETRQTKILMVTARRDERMIRAGLLAGADDYITKPFTQDQFLGAVQRLMTA; encoded by the coding sequence ATGTCAGACGAGCGGGCGGTGAAGAAGATCCTGATCGTGGATGACGATCGCGCCAGCCGCGTGCTGATGCGCACGATGTTGCAATCGCTCGCCGAGCCGTGCCACATCAGCGAGGCAATCGGGGGACAGCAGGCGCTGCGTATCATCGAGGCCAACCAGCCCGACATCGTGCTCCTCGACGTCCTGATGCCGGACATGGACGGCGTCAGCCTGTGCGACACCATCAAACGCACTCTCGAGACGCGGCAGACGAAGATCCTCATGGTGACCGCTCGCCGCGACGAGCGCATGATCCGCGCGGGGCTGCTGGCGGGGGCCGACGATTACATCACCAAGCCCTTCACGCAGGACCAGTTCCTGGGCGCGGTGCAGCGGCTGATGACCGCGTGA
- a CDS encoding 4-hydroxy-tetrahydrodipicolinate reductase, whose amino-acid sequence MSATPITIIVTGACGKVGRNIVRGIAGEPDLSVVAAVDRKRVEQDAGTIAGVAPLGVAIRDDLAAAIDSAKPQVMVDFTTPAAVKDNVRIALKKRVACVVGTTGLAPTDLADIGALCREYQTPALVAPNFAIGAVLMMQFAAQAAKHLASAEIIELHHDQKLDAPSGTALKTAEMMRHVEGSMLAGEPEKRDERDPRGQSAGTIRIHSVRLPGLVAHQEVIFGGLGQTLTIRHDSISRDSFVPGVLLAIRTILLLEGLTYGLEAIL is encoded by the coding sequence ATGTCGGCCACGCCTATTACGATCATCGTCACCGGCGCCTGCGGCAAGGTCGGGCGCAACATCGTGCGCGGCATCGCCGGGGAGCCGGACCTTTCCGTCGTCGCGGCAGTGGATCGCAAGCGCGTGGAGCAGGACGCCGGCACGATCGCCGGCGTCGCGCCGCTGGGCGTGGCGATACGCGACGATCTGGCGGCGGCGATTGACTCCGCCAAGCCGCAGGTGATGGTTGACTTCACCACCCCGGCGGCGGTCAAGGACAACGTGCGCATCGCCCTCAAGAAGCGGGTGGCGTGCGTCGTCGGCACGACGGGGTTGGCGCCGACCGACCTCGCCGACATCGGAGCGCTGTGCCGGGAGTATCAGACGCCGGCGCTGGTGGCGCCGAACTTCGCGATCGGGGCGGTGCTGATGATGCAATTCGCCGCGCAGGCGGCGAAGCACTTGGCATCTGCGGAGATCATCGAGCTGCATCACGACCAGAAGCTCGACGCGCCGTCGGGCACCGCGTTGAAGACGGCGGAGATGATGCGCCACGTCGAAGGGAGCATGCTCGCGGGCGAGCCGGAGAAGCGGGATGAGCGTGATCCGCGCGGACAATCCGCGGGGACGATTCGCATTCACTCGGTACGCCTGCCCGGGTTGGTGGCGCACCAGGAGGTCATCTTCGGCGGGCTGGGTCAGACCTTGACGATCCGCCACGATTCCATCAGCCGCGACTCATTCGTGCCGGGGGTGCTGCTGGCGATCCGCACGATCCTCTTGCTCGAAGGCCTGACCTACGGCCTGGAGGCGATACTCTAG
- a CDS encoding insulinase family protein codes for MQGDERIAEHVLDNGVRVVAEHIPWVRSTALGVYIRTGAAYEGASRHGLSHCIEHMLFKGTARRSAEQIAHVIDGVGGVLNAYTEHEYTCVYAQVVTDHAELAVDIIADMLGESLFDDAEYQREKQVLIEEIKKADDTPDDRVHDLFAETIWPDHPLGQSVIGREEVVRALARDAVVQFFRDNYGPGGITFVVAGSLAPDAAFELARRYLGSLSGGSPPPLDASPRANSGEVYLTRPTEQVHFCIGCEGLAMTDDDWHALALAECVLGGGMSSRLFQEIREKRGLVYNIGSYLASYRCAGLLVVTGGATPERWPMVRDLVREQVERTCEEGVSQAELDRAREQIKGGMALALENTGYRMRRIGTCILHFGRVIPVAEAIARFEAVTTGRATDAARRVLGARPLHLAAVGPHGE; via the coding sequence ATGCAGGGTGACGAGCGGATAGCGGAGCACGTGCTGGACAACGGCGTGCGCGTCGTCGCGGAACACATCCCATGGGTGCGTTCGACGGCGCTCGGCGTGTACATCCGCACCGGCGCCGCGTACGAGGGGGCCTCGCGGCACGGCCTCAGCCACTGCATCGAGCACATGTTGTTCAAGGGCACGGCGCGCCGCAGCGCGGAGCAGATCGCGCACGTCATAGACGGAGTCGGCGGCGTGCTCAACGCCTACACCGAGCACGAGTACACCTGCGTTTACGCGCAGGTAGTCACCGACCACGCGGAGCTGGCCGTGGACATCATCGCCGACATGCTCGGCGAGTCCCTGTTCGATGACGCGGAGTATCAGCGAGAGAAGCAAGTCCTCATCGAGGAGATCAAGAAAGCCGACGACACCCCCGACGATCGCGTGCACGATCTGTTTGCGGAAACGATCTGGCCGGACCATCCGCTGGGGCAGTCGGTCATCGGCCGCGAGGAGGTAGTGCGCGCGCTCGCGCGCGACGCGGTCGTCCAGTTCTTCCGCGACAACTACGGGCCGGGCGGGATCACTTTCGTTGTCGCGGGCAGCCTCGCGCCCGATGCCGCATTCGAGCTGGCGCGCCGCTATCTCGGCTCCCTCAGCGGCGGCTCCCCTCCCCCACTCGATGCCTCGCCGCGGGCGAACTCCGGCGAGGTCTATCTGACCCGTCCTACGGAGCAAGTGCACTTCTGCATCGGCTGCGAAGGCCTGGCGATGACCGATGACGACTGGCACGCCCTCGCGCTGGCGGAGTGCGTCCTCGGCGGCGGCATGAGCAGCCGCCTGTTCCAGGAGATCCGCGAGAAGCGCGGCCTGGTATACAACATCGGCAGCTACCTCGCGAGCTATCGCTGCGCCGGGCTTCTCGTCGTCACCGGCGGGGCGACGCCGGAACGCTGGCCGATGGTGCGCGACCTCGTGCGCGAGCAAGTGGAGCGCACGTGCGAGGAGGGGGTTTCGCAAGCGGAACTTGACCGCGCGCGCGAGCAGATCAAGGGAGGGATGGCCCTGGCTCTCGAGAACACCGGGTACCGCATGCGGCGCATCGGCACGTGCATCCTACACTTCGGGCGCGTCATCCCGGTCGCGGAGGCCATCGCCAGATTTGAGGCCGTAACCACCGGGCGAGCGACCGACGCAGCACGGCGCGTCCTGGGCGCGCGGCCTCTCCACCTCGCAGCGGTCGGCCCGCACGGCGAATAA
- a CDS encoding polyribonucleotide nucleotidyltransferase — protein sequence MAIVNAAPGGRELSLEAGSLARQANGAVVVRQGDSIVLATVAASEQPREGISFFPLTCDYEEKLYAAGRIPGSRFIKREGRPSEQAIVTARRIDRPLRPLFPKHVRNEVQVIVTVLSADLDNIPDILGMVGASAALTISDIPFDGPVGSVRVARVDGELLLNPTYEQRDMSDLELVIAGTREGVIMVEGAAQQVPEDVIAAAIERGRDATLEIIEAQERLRAQMDSPPKREIPVPDNGDIVQALAPYAAQLRDAVQSPDKKGRERAMQDASMAVIGGVLEQFPERYSEIAEQVDQVIKQELRRLILDEGRRPDGRRPDELRPLESHVGLLPRAHGSGLFTRGQTQVLSIVTLGGTGEEQIVDALPEERTKRFMHHYNFPPYSVGETRPLRGPSRRDVGHGNLVERAIGAVLPPEDEFPYTIRVVSEVLESNGSSSMASACATTLGLMDAGVPIVAPVAGISIGMVSDDSRYVLLTDIQGVEDFNGDMDFKIAGTRDGVTAVQMDVKRGGLSRDVLHGAMEQGRRARLQILDHMATTLAAPRPELAPHAPRIFVIEVHPDKIGDIIGPGGKIIKKIEADFGVKVDIEQDGRVFIAATDAGGGNGALKTIEDLTRDITIGETYVGKVVRVTYFGAFVELLPGRDGLIHISQLARERVERVEDVVNVGDEVMVKVIDIDPQGKVRLTRKGLLPGGEETEERRPSDDRRRPSDDRRRRRR from the coding sequence ATGGCTATCGTGAACGCCGCGCCCGGCGGCAGGGAACTGTCGCTTGAGGCCGGCAGCCTCGCCCGGCAAGCGAACGGCGCAGTCGTCGTGCGTCAGGGCGACAGCATCGTCCTCGCTACTGTTGCAGCATCCGAACAACCCCGCGAAGGCATCAGCTTCTTCCCGCTGACCTGCGATTACGAAGAGAAACTCTACGCCGCGGGCCGCATCCCCGGCAGCCGCTTCATCAAGCGCGAAGGCCGCCCGAGCGAGCAGGCGATCGTCACCGCCCGCCGCATTGACCGCCCTCTGCGACCGCTGTTCCCCAAGCACGTGCGCAATGAAGTGCAGGTCATCGTCACCGTGCTGTCCGCCGATCTCGACAACATCCCGGACATCCTGGGCATGGTCGGGGCGTCGGCGGCGCTCACCATCTCGGACATTCCATTCGACGGCCCGGTTGGCTCGGTGCGCGTCGCGCGCGTGGACGGCGAGTTGCTGCTCAACCCGACCTACGAGCAGCGCGACATGAGCGATCTCGAACTGGTGATCGCGGGCACGCGCGAGGGCGTCATCATGGTCGAGGGCGCGGCGCAGCAAGTCCCGGAGGACGTCATCGCCGCCGCCATCGAGCGCGGGCGTGACGCGACGCTCGAGATCATCGAGGCGCAGGAGCGCCTGCGCGCGCAGATGGACAGCCCGCCAAAGCGCGAGATACCGGTGCCGGATAACGGCGACATCGTGCAGGCACTTGCCCCGTACGCCGCCCAGCTTCGCGACGCGGTGCAGTCGCCGGACAAGAAGGGCCGCGAGCGGGCGATGCAGGACGCCTCGATGGCGGTCATCGGGGGCGTCCTGGAGCAGTTCCCGGAGCGTTACAGCGAGATCGCCGAGCAGGTCGACCAGGTGATCAAGCAGGAGCTGCGGCGGCTGATCCTCGACGAGGGCCGGCGGCCGGACGGGCGCCGCCCGGACGAGCTGCGGCCGCTGGAGTCGCACGTCGGGCTGCTCCCGCGCGCGCACGGCTCAGGACTGTTCACCCGCGGGCAGACGCAGGTGCTGTCCATCGTCACGCTCGGCGGCACCGGCGAAGAGCAGATCGTGGACGCCCTGCCCGAGGAGCGCACCAAGCGTTTCATGCATCACTACAACTTCCCGCCGTACAGCGTCGGCGAGACCCGGCCGCTGCGCGGGCCGAGCCGGCGCGACGTCGGGCACGGCAACCTGGTCGAGCGGGCGATCGGAGCCGTGCTGCCGCCGGAGGACGAGTTCCCGTATACCATCCGCGTGGTTTCCGAGGTGCTGGAAAGCAACGGGTCAAGCTCCATGGCCAGCGCGTGCGCCACGACGCTTGGTCTGATGGACGCGGGAGTGCCCATCGTTGCGCCGGTCGCCGGGATCTCCATCGGCATGGTCAGCGACGACAGCCGCTACGTCCTGCTGACGGACATTCAGGGCGTCGAGGACTTCAACGGCGACATGGACTTCAAGATCGCCGGCACGCGGGACGGCGTCACGGCGGTGCAGATGGACGTCAAGCGCGGCGGGCTGTCACGCGACGTGCTGCATGGCGCGATGGAGCAGGGACGCCGCGCGCGGCTGCAGATTCTCGATCACATGGCGACGACCCTCGCCGCGCCGCGGCCCGAGCTGGCGCCGCACGCGCCGCGCATCTTCGTCATCGAGGTGCATCCCGACAAGATCGGCGATATCATCGGGCCGGGCGGCAAGATCATCAAGAAGATCGAGGCCGACTTCGGCGTCAAGGTTGACATCGAGCAGGACGGCCGCGTGTTCATCGCCGCCACCGACGCCGGCGGCGGCAACGGCGCGCTCAAGACCATCGAAGACCTCACGCGCGATATCACCATCGGCGAAACCTACGTCGGCAAGGTGGTCCGGGTCACCTACTTCGGCGCGTTCGTCGAACTGCTCCCGGGGCGCGACGGGCTGATTCACATTTCCCAGCTCGCCCGCGAGCGTGTGGAGCGCGTCGAGGACGTCGTCAACGTCGGCGACGAGGTGATGGTCAAGGTCATAGACATTGACCCGCAGGGCAAAGTGCGGCTCACGCGCAAAGGCCTGCTCCCCGGCGGCGAGGAGACGGAAGAGCGCCGCCCGAGTGACGATCGGCGTCGCCCGAGCGACGATCGGCGCCGTCGGCGGCGGTGA